From the Lathyrus oleraceus cultivar Zhongwan6 chromosome 4, CAAS_Psat_ZW6_1.0, whole genome shotgun sequence genome, one window contains:
- the LOC127135759 gene encoding secreted RxLR effector protein 161-like has translation MTDLGVMNYFLGIEFHKSKVGLLMHQRRYALDILKKCDMEHCNASITACEARVQLSKSDEEDDVDPTLYRSLIGLLQYLCNTRPDLAFSVGIASRFMERPKVSHLEAVKRILRYVKGTLGCGILFPTSDTGCKCNLLGYTDSNWCGDKDDRKSTAGYIFMFGSTPISWCSKKEPVVALSSCEAEYIVASLGACQAMWLMNLLKELGCGDDVATNCL, from the coding sequence ATGACGGACCTTGGTGTCATGAATTACTTCCTTGGCATAGAGTTTCACAAGTCAAAAGTGGGGCTGCTTATGCACCAAAGGAGGTATGCTCTAGATATTTTGAAAAAGTGTGATATGGAGCATTGTAATGCTTCTATTACAGCTTGTGAGGCTAGAGTGCAGCTATCCAAAAGTGATGAGGAGGATGATGTTGATCCAACGCTTTATCGGAGCTTGATTGGATTGTTACAGTATTTGTGCAATACGCGACCGGATTTGGCTTTTAGTGTCGGTATTGCgagtagattcatggagagaCCGAAGGTGTCTCACTTGGAGGCGGTCAAGAGGATCCTTAGATATGTGAAAGGTACTCTTGGTTGCGGAATTCTCTTTCCCACATCGGACACGGGGTGTAAGTGCAATTTACTTGGCTACACCGATTCTAATTGGTGCGGAGATAAAGATGACCGAAAATCGACGGCGGGGTACATCTTTATGTTTGGTAGTAcaccaatctcttggtgttcGAAAAAGGAACCGGTCGTAGCACTCTCTTCTTgtgaggccgagtatattgtgGCGTCGTTAGGTGCGTGCCAAGCTATGTGGCTTATGAATCTATTGAAGGAATTGGGATGTGGTGATGATGTTGCCACCAACTGTTTGTAG